In the Brachyhypopomus gauderio isolate BG-103 chromosome 4, BGAUD_0.2, whole genome shotgun sequence genome, one interval contains:
- the LOC143512734 gene encoding leucine-rich repeat transmembrane neuronal protein 4 isoform X3, giving the protein MGSLVRSPWLMIPLLVQAWLIASPSRVRERPCPRSCRCDGKIVYCESNAFRDVPKNVSMGCQGLSLRYNSLVSLRADQFASLSQLVWLYLDHNYINMVDSQAFHGVRRLKELILSSNKITQLDNSTFHSIPNLRNLDLSYNKLQVLQPNQFQGLRKLLSLHMRSNSLKTVPMRVFQDCRNLEFLDLGYNRLRSLTRNAFAGLLKLTELHLEHNQFSKINFSHFPRLNNLRALYLQWNRIKSVTQGITWTWTSLQKLDLSGNDLQVLDANIFHCLPNLQTLNLDSNKLSNVSLEAVTAWISLTTISLAGNVWDCSSSLCPLVAWLRNFKGNKEATMICAGPKQVQGEKVMDAMDSFGICKATTTPYLVVSTTVIFPSKPGYIPLPTLFRTDKESAHHTPFVPTPTTAFPHVPEQDYEHVSFHKIIAGSVALFLSVAMILLVIYVSWKRYPSSMKQLQQHTMVRKRRKKARETERTLSSPLQEYYVDYKPTNSETMDVLVNGTGPCTYTISGSRECEPSRHWQRFVEEARPQEVWAGGH; this is encoded by the exons ATGG GTTCCCTGGTGCGAAGTCCCTGGCTCATGATCCCTCTGCTGGTGCAGGCCTGGCTCATTGCTTCCCCCAGCAGAGTTCGAGAGCGGCCGTGCCCCCGGAGTTGCCGCTGCGATGGCAAAATTGTCTACTGTGAGTCAAATGCCTTTCGTGATGTGCCAAAGAATGTGTCCATGGGATGCCAGGGCCTCTCCCTGCGCTATAACAGCTTGGTGAGCCTCAGGGCTGATCAGTTTGCCAGTCTTAGTCAACTTGTCTGGCTGTATCTTGACCACAACTATATAAATATGGTAGACAGCCAAGCTTTCCATGGTGTGAGGAGACTAAAGGAGTTAATCCTCAGTTCAAATAAAATCACGCAGTTGGATAACAGCACATTCCATTCAATACCAAACCTGCGCAACTTGGACCTTTCATACAATAAACTGCAGGTACTACAGCCTAACCAGTTTCAAGGCCTACGGAAGTTGTTAAGTCTCCACATGAGATCCAATTCCCTCAAGACAGTTCCCATGCGCGTGTTTCAGGATTGCCGAAATCTAGAATTCCTTGACTTGGGTTATAATCGACTAAGAAGCCTTACTCGTAATGCTTTTGCTGGACTGCTCAAGCTGACTGAGTTACATTTGGAGCACAACCAATTCTCAAAGATCAATTTCTCTCATTTCCCTCGTTTAAACAACCTTCGAGCTCTCTATTTGCAGTGGAATCGGATAAAATCTGTAACACAGGGAATTACATGGACCTGGACATCTTTACAAAAGCTAGACCTCTCAGGAAATGACCTGCAGGTGTTGGATGCCAACATCTTCCACTGTCTACCCAATTTGCAGACTCTTAACCTGGACTCCAATAAGCTTAGCAATGTGTCTTTGGAGGCTGTGACAGCTTGGATTTCTCTCACTACCATCAGCCTAGCAGGAAATGTTTGGGACTGCAGTTCCAGCCTGTGTCCTCTTGTTGCCTGGTTGAGGAATTTCAAAGGAAATAAGGAAGCAACCATGATTTGTGCTGGACCTAAGCAGGTTCAAGGTGAGAAGGTTATGGATGCTATGGACTCATTTGGTATCTGCAAGGCTACCACAACTCCATATCTTGTAGTATCTACTACAGTCATCTTCCCTTCCAAACCTGGATATATTCCACTTCCCACATTATTCAGGACGGACAAAGAAAGTGCCCACCACACCCCTTTTGTGCCCACCCCAACCACTGCTTTCCCCCATGTTCCGGAGCAGGACTACGAACATGTATCCTTCCACAAGATAATTGCAGGTAGTGTTGCACTCTTTTTATCAGTGGCAATGATCTTGCTTGTGATCTATGTCTCTTGGAAGCGCTACCCAAGTAGTATGAAGCAGCTGCAACAGCACACCATGGTCAGAAAGCGGCGGAAAAAGGCACGGGAGACGGAACGAACCCTCAGCTCCCCATTACAGGAGTATTATGTGGACTACAAACCCACAAACTCTGAGACCATGGATGTACTGGTCAATGGGACAGGACCATGCACCTATACCATCTCTGGCTCCAGAGAATGTGAG CCGAGCAGACACTGGCAGCGTTTTGTTGAGGAGGCAAGACCACAGGAGGTCTGGGCTGGAGGCCATTAA
- the LOC143512734 gene encoding leucine-rich repeat transmembrane neuronal protein 4 isoform X4: MGSLVRSPWLMIPLLVQAWLIASPSRVRERPCPRSCRCDGKIVYCESNAFRDVPKNVSMGCQGLSLRYNSLVSLRADQFASLSQLVWLYLDHNYINMVDSQAFHGVRRLKELILSSNKITQLDNSTFHSIPNLRNLDLSYNKLQVLQPNQFQGLRKLLSLHMRSNSLKTVPMRVFQDCRNLEFLDLGYNRLRSLTRNAFAGLLKLTELHLEHNQFSKINFSHFPRLNNLRALYLQWNRIKSVTQGITWTWTSLQKLDLSGNDLQVLDANIFHCLPNLQTLNLDSNKLSNVSLEAVTAWISLTTISLAGNVWDCSSSLCPLVAWLRNFKGNKEATMICAGPKQVQGEKVMDAMDSFGICKATTTPYLVVSTTVIFPSKPGYIPLPTLFRTDKESAHHTPFVPTPTTAFPHVPEQDYEHVSFHKIIAGSVALFLSVAMILLVIYVSWKRYPSSMKQLQQHTMVRKRRKKARETERTLSSPLQEYYVDYKPTNSETMDVLVNGTGPCTYTISGSRECEV; this comes from the exons ATGG GTTCCCTGGTGCGAAGTCCCTGGCTCATGATCCCTCTGCTGGTGCAGGCCTGGCTCATTGCTTCCCCCAGCAGAGTTCGAGAGCGGCCGTGCCCCCGGAGTTGCCGCTGCGATGGCAAAATTGTCTACTGTGAGTCAAATGCCTTTCGTGATGTGCCAAAGAATGTGTCCATGGGATGCCAGGGCCTCTCCCTGCGCTATAACAGCTTGGTGAGCCTCAGGGCTGATCAGTTTGCCAGTCTTAGTCAACTTGTCTGGCTGTATCTTGACCACAACTATATAAATATGGTAGACAGCCAAGCTTTCCATGGTGTGAGGAGACTAAAGGAGTTAATCCTCAGTTCAAATAAAATCACGCAGTTGGATAACAGCACATTCCATTCAATACCAAACCTGCGCAACTTGGACCTTTCATACAATAAACTGCAGGTACTACAGCCTAACCAGTTTCAAGGCCTACGGAAGTTGTTAAGTCTCCACATGAGATCCAATTCCCTCAAGACAGTTCCCATGCGCGTGTTTCAGGATTGCCGAAATCTAGAATTCCTTGACTTGGGTTATAATCGACTAAGAAGCCTTACTCGTAATGCTTTTGCTGGACTGCTCAAGCTGACTGAGTTACATTTGGAGCACAACCAATTCTCAAAGATCAATTTCTCTCATTTCCCTCGTTTAAACAACCTTCGAGCTCTCTATTTGCAGTGGAATCGGATAAAATCTGTAACACAGGGAATTACATGGACCTGGACATCTTTACAAAAGCTAGACCTCTCAGGAAATGACCTGCAGGTGTTGGATGCCAACATCTTCCACTGTCTACCCAATTTGCAGACTCTTAACCTGGACTCCAATAAGCTTAGCAATGTGTCTTTGGAGGCTGTGACAGCTTGGATTTCTCTCACTACCATCAGCCTAGCAGGAAATGTTTGGGACTGCAGTTCCAGCCTGTGTCCTCTTGTTGCCTGGTTGAGGAATTTCAAAGGAAATAAGGAAGCAACCATGATTTGTGCTGGACCTAAGCAGGTTCAAGGTGAGAAGGTTATGGATGCTATGGACTCATTTGGTATCTGCAAGGCTACCACAACTCCATATCTTGTAGTATCTACTACAGTCATCTTCCCTTCCAAACCTGGATATATTCCACTTCCCACATTATTCAGGACGGACAAAGAAAGTGCCCACCACACCCCTTTTGTGCCCACCCCAACCACTGCTTTCCCCCATGTTCCGGAGCAGGACTACGAACATGTATCCTTCCACAAGATAATTGCAGGTAGTGTTGCACTCTTTTTATCAGTGGCAATGATCTTGCTTGTGATCTATGTCTCTTGGAAGCGCTACCCAAGTAGTATGAAGCAGCTGCAACAGCACACCATGGTCAGAAAGCGGCGGAAAAAGGCACGGGAGACGGAACGAACCCTCAGCTCCCCATTACAGGAGTATTATGTGGACTACAAACCCACAAACTCTGAGACCATGGATGTACTGGTCAATGGGACAGGACCATGCACCTATACCATCTCTGGCTCCAGAGAATGTGAGGTATGA